TACCGGGTAGGCATCCACATGAAGGCCTACATGGATAAGGTTCCGGTGATCGTGATCGGGGGCAAGGCCGGGGATTTCCTGGGCGAATACATGGCCGGGGGGATCATCATCCTTCTGGGCATGTTCTCCCGTTATCCCGAGCGCCCCATCGCCGGAATCTACCTGGGCACCGGCATGCACGGTGGCACCATTTACATCCGGGGAAGGGTCTCCGAGCATCAGCTCGGCCTGGGGCTCAAACCCCACGAAATCACCGATCAGGACGAGGCCCTGTTGCGCAAACACCTCGCCGAATACTGTGCGGACTTCAACCTGGATCTCGAGGAGATCATGAAGGAACCTTTCACCAAGGTCGAACCCTACACCCATCGCCCCTACGGAAAACTCTACGCCTATTGACGAGAAGATGAGCGCGGGTTCCCGTTACGCCGAAGCCGGGGTGGACATAGACAAGGCCAACCGCCTGGTGGAGGAGATCCGGCGGCTGGTGAAGAGCACCCCCAGGCGTGGGGTGCTGGCGGACATAGGCGGGTTTTCCGGGCTCTTCGCCCTGGACCTCAATCATTTCCGGGAGCCGGTCCTCTGCGCCACCACCGACGGGGTGGGCACGAAGATAAAGCTGGCGGTAGCCGCCGGGAGGCACCGGGGCATAGGCCTCGATCTAGTGGCCATGTGCGTGAACGATCTCATCGTTTGCGGAGCCAGACCCCTCTTTTTCCTGGACTATCTGGCCTTCGGAAGGCTCGACGAAACCGTTTACCTCGAGCTCCTTTCGGGTATCGCCGAGGGATGTCGCCAGGCCGAATGCGCCCTTCTCGGCGGGGAGACCGCGGAGATGCCCGGCATGTATCCCCCGGGGGAATATGACTGTGCGGGGTTCGCCGTGGGGGTGGTGGACCGGGATCAGGTTATCGACGGCTCCGAGGTCTCGGTGGGAGATGTGATCCTGGGCCTGGCCTCGAACGGGCTTCATTCCAACGGGTTTTCCCTGGTGCGAAAGATCGTGCTCGAGGAACTCAAACTGGATCTCTCCACCGAGATCCCCGAGATCGGGGGACCGCTGGCCGAGGAACTCCTTAAACCCACCCGTATCTATGTGCGCACGGTGCTGAACCTCCTCCACCGGGGCACCAGGGTCAAGGCCATGGCCCACATCACCGGAGGGGGCTTTTACGACAATCTCTCCAGGGTTCTACCCCGGGGGGTGCAGGCGGTTATCGAAAAGTCGGCCTGGGAGATGCCCCCGATCTTCCGATTCCTCATGGAAAGAGGGGAGATTTCCGAGGAGGAAATGTATCGGGTCTTCAACTGCGGGATCGGTTTCGTGCTGGTGATTCCGGAGGAGGCGGTGGAGGAGGTGGAGGCGGTGTGTCGGGGGCTCGGCGAGACGGTGTACCGCATCGGGGTCGTCGAGACGGCTTCCGGGGGATCCCCGCGGGTGATCCTGGTGTGAGGGAGCC
The window above is part of the Thermosulfurimonas sp. F29 genome. Proteins encoded here:
- the purM gene encoding phosphoribosylformylglycinamidine cyclo-ligase, which translates into the protein MSAGSRYAEAGVDIDKANRLVEEIRRLVKSTPRRGVLADIGGFSGLFALDLNHFREPVLCATTDGVGTKIKLAVAAGRHRGIGLDLVAMCVNDLIVCGARPLFFLDYLAFGRLDETVYLELLSGIAEGCRQAECALLGGETAEMPGMYPPGEYDCAGFAVGVVDRDQVIDGSEVSVGDVILGLASNGLHSNGFSLVRKIVLEELKLDLSTEIPEIGGPLAEELLKPTRIYVRTVLNLLHRGTRVKAMAHITGGGFYDNLSRVLPRGVQAVIEKSAWEMPPIFRFLMERGEISEEEMYRVFNCGIGFVLVIPEEAVEEVEAVCRGLGETVYRIGVVETASGGSPRVILV